gggaggaggagccttcGGAGTCTTGCACGCTCGTCGGCAAGGCGAAGGACCGCACTCAGATGCTCAAGACGCTCGAGGAAATCCAGCAGCAGCTTCGCAACCAGGAGACGGCCTCCCCGGACATCGCGCCCGAGCACTACGGCAAGGCCGTCGGCAAGAACGGCGACCGCCTCAAGTACATCCAAAAGAAGTACAACGTACGCGTCACCGTTCCTAAGGACGAGTCAGCCATTACTATCTGGGGCCACTCCGAAAGTGTTCGCGATGCCATCAAGGAGCTGGAGGAGCTCGTGCAGCAGGACGTGCTCAAGCAGCGCGTGTTCCTCCCGGTCAACATCCTTCCCGAAGACATCGGCTTCGCCATCGGAAAGGGCGGAAGCCACGCCACCAAGGTCAACGAGCTGTTCGGCGTCTGGCTCCACAACAAGTCCAAGAAACACTAGCTGGTGGTCGAGGGGCCTTTGGACGAAGCCCAGAAGGCCGTGGTCCACATCGAGCAGTATGTTGCCGAGAGGCACCGCCTTAATGAGGAGCGCGCCGAGGAGCAGCGTCGCCGAGAAGAGATGATGGGGACGTTCCCCGTCCACGTCGAGCCCAACCAGGTCGGCAAAATCATCGGCAAGGGCGGTTTCCGCATCCGTTACATCGCCTCGAAGTTCAACGTCAATGTCCAGCTCCCTGAGCAGAAAGACGGCGCGATCTTGGTCTCGGGCCTGAAGGAGAACGCCGAGCTTGCCGCCACCGCGTTCGAGGTCATGGCCACACGCAAGTTGTTGCCCGACCACGTCCTGGTGCCGCTCCGGATCAAGCGCGAGGACAACCTCATCGTGCTCGGCCCCGAGGGCTGCAGGGCCCCCAGGATCGAGCGGGATTTCGGCATCAAGCTTGTAAGACCCAGCATGTACAAGCCCATGATGGTCGAGGGTGACGTCCAGGCCGTGACCGATGCTGTGGCCTTCATCGAACAGATGGTCGCCGACCGGCTTCAGGCCCTGGAGGAGGAAAAAGCCCGTCGCTACTGAACGCCCAGGCCAGTGTGATTCGGTCGACGCCGCGCTGACCACGCCCACCGCGGGACCACGAGAGACGGAGATGGGCGGTCGAAATGACAAGCCTTCCTCGCGTCCAGGGTCCCCCGACCCAGCCGAGGCGGGGAAAGCCCTGCGCAGCTGATTCGGGTGAACGTCACTCCGCTCACCCAATTAGAAAcacgcacgtgcacgcacgcacgcacgcacacacacacacacacacacacacacacacacacacacacacacacacacacgcacacacacacacacacacacacaccacacacacacacacacaacacacacacacacacatacacatacacatacacatacacatacacatacacacacacacatacacacatacacacatacacacatacacacatacacacatacacacaacacacacacacacatacacacacacacatatatatatatatatatatatatatatatataatatatatatatataatatatatatatatattatatatatatatatatatatatatatatatatataatatatatatatatatataatatatatatatataatatatatatatatatacacacacacacacacacacaacacacacacacacatatatatatatataatatatatatatataatatatatatatataatatatataatatatataatatatatatatataatatatatatatatatatatataatatatatatatatataatatatatatatataatatatatatatataatatatatatatatataatatatataatatatatatatatataatatatatatatataatatatatatatatatatataatatatataatatatataatatatataatatatatataatatatataatatatatataatatatatatatataatatatatatatatattatatatatatatataatatatatatatataatatatataatatatataatatatatatatatataatatatatatatatatatacacacacacacacatacacacacacacacacaacacacacacacacacacaacacacacacacacacacacacacgcacacacacacacacacacacacacacatacacatacacacacacacacatacacatacacatacacatacacatacacacacacacatacacacacacacatacacacatacacacatacacacatacacacacacacatacacatacacatacacatacacacacacacacaacacacacacacacatacacacatacacacatacacacacacacatacacacaacacacacacacacacactagcacacacatacaaacacacacacacacacatatatatatacatatatatacatatatatacatatatatatacatatatatacatatatatacatatatatacatatatatacatatatatacatatatatatacatatatatatacatatatatacatatatatacatatatatacatatatatacatatatatacatatatatacatatatatacatatatatacatatatatacatatatatacatatatatacatatatatacatatatatatacatatatatacatatatatacatatatatatacatatatatacatatatatacatatatatacatatatatacatatatatacatatatatacatatatatacatatatatacatatatatacatatatatatacatatatatacatatatatacatatatatacatatatatatacatatatatacatatatatacatatatatacatatatatacatatatatacatatatatacatatatatacatatatatacatatatatacatatatatacatatatatatacatatatatacatatatatacatatatatacatatatatacatatatatacatatatatacatatatatacatatatatacatatatatatacatatatatacatatatatacatatatatacatatatatacatatatatacatatatatacatatatatacatatatatatacatatatatacatatatatacatatatacacatatatatatacatatatatacatatatatacatatatatacatatatatacatatatatacatatatatacatatatatacatatatatacatatatatacatatatatacatatatatacatatatatacatatatatacatatatatatacatatatatacatatatatacatatatatacatatatatacatatatatacatatatatacatatatatacatatatatacatatatatacatatatatatatatgtatacatatatatacatatatatacatatatatacatatgtgcatatgtatgtatacatatatatacatatatatatacatatatatacacacatatatatatacatatatatacacacacacacacactgccgcgatggtctagtggttagagcactggactctgaccctcgtggtcccgagttcaattccccgctctgactgcttgctcgagcccgagaaaacgacatatcctgcagtagaatgaatggctgttaaaaaaaatatatatatatatacgtttatatacggAAAGTTTCCAGGTTAAAGTTGGACTTCATCCGGGATCTGCACTAAGTCCATTCCTCTTCGCCATCGCCATAGACGGTCTCACCGAAGCAGTTCAGAAGGCTGCCCCATGGGACCTGATGTTCGCAGATGACGTTGCACTGAACGGGGAGACAAATGAGGATGTGGAAGAGAGGCTGGAGCAGTGGAGAAGAGCACTGGAAGATAGAGGGATGAAGGTGAGCAGGCATAAAACGGAGTACCTTTGTATGGGGGATCAAGATccagagagagcagtagaaaaGCAGGGTTTGAAGCTGAACAGAGTCCAAGCGTTTAAGTACCTTGGTTCCACAGTGCAAAGCGACGGGGCATCAGACAAAGAGGTTGGTAAGAGGATACAGGCGGGATGGAATGCTTGGAGAAAGATCACTGGGCTGCTATGCGACAGACGGGTCCCAGCAAAGCTGAAGGGCCGGATATTTAAGACAATGGTACGACCGGCGATGCTGTATGGGATGGAGGCAGTCGCAGGTAacgaagggacaagagaggaagatagaagcaGCTGAGATGAGGATGCTACGATTCTCACTGGGGAAGACCAGGCTAGACCGGGTACGAAACAGCACCATCAGAGAGACAATGGGGGTAGGCGAATTAGAGAAGAAGCTGAGGGAGTGCAGGTTGAGATGGCTAGGACATGtggtacggagagaggaggaatacgttggac
The window above is part of the Penaeus chinensis breed Huanghai No. 1 chromosome 14, ASM1920278v2, whole genome shotgun sequence genome. Proteins encoded here:
- the LOC125032359 gene encoding vigilin-like gives rise to the protein MECFVHGNKDLRMPIEIPVDLQPLMKAKQAPGIWLEMPSREEEPSESCTLVGKAKDRTQMLKTLEEIQQQLRNQETASPDIAPEHYGKAVGKNGDRLKYIQKKYNVRVTVPKDESAITIWGHSESVRDAIKELEELVQQDVLKQRVFLPVNILPEDIGFAIGKGGSHATKVNELFGLVVEGPLDEAQKAVVHIEQYVAERHRLNEERAEEQRRREEMMGTFPVHVEPNQVGKIIGKGGFRIRYIASKFNVNVQLPEQKDGAILVSGLKENAELAATAFEVMATRKLLPDHVLVPLRIKREDNLIVLGPEGCRAPRIERDFGIKLVRPSMYKPMMVEGDVQAVTDAVAFIEQMVADRLQALEEEKARRY